From the Clostridium putrefaciens genome, one window contains:
- the hypB gene encoding hydrogenase nickel incorporation protein HypB: MKITRLTQGLEGNKDCSDEIKKLLNEKDVYMINVMGSPGSGKTSLIVELINGLKDEYNIGVIEGDIAGQIDAEKIDALGIPVVQLNIEGACHIEAISIKNIIQYFNLDEIDLIFIENVGNLVCPAEFNVGEDLKVAILSVPEGDDKPEKYPLMFTITDAVIIGKYDMVEHFEFDDNKVEMVTNNYNSNTEVFRISTRTGEGIEDLVKYMKRTINFKINKH; encoded by the coding sequence ATGAAAATAACAAGATTAACACAAGGGTTAGAGGGAAATAAAGATTGTAGTGATGAAATTAAAAAATTATTAAATGAAAAAGATGTATATATGATAAATGTAATGGGCTCACCAGGATCCGGCAAAACTAGCCTAATAGTTGAACTAATTAACGGACTAAAAGATGAGTATAACATAGGTGTTATTGAAGGGGATATTGCAGGGCAAATTGATGCTGAAAAGATTGATGCATTAGGAATTCCTGTGGTTCAACTTAACATTGAGGGTGCTTGTCATATTGAGGCTATATCAATTAAAAACATTATCCAGTATTTTAATTTAGATGAAATAGATTTGATTTTCATTGAAAATGTTGGGAATCTAGTTTGCCCTGCAGAATTTAATGTAGGTGAAGATTTAAAAGTAGCTATTTTAAGTGTTCCAGAAGGAGACGATAAGCCAGAAAAGTATCCTTTGATGTTCACAATAACTGATGCAGTAATAATAGGTAAGTATGATATGGTTGAACACTTTGAATTTGATGATAATAAGGTAGAAATGGTTACTAATAATTATAATTCAAATACTGAAGTATTCAGAATATCTACAAGGACAGGTGAGGGTATAGAAGACTTAGTTAAGTATATGAAAAGGACAATTAATTTTAAGATAAACAAACATTAG
- a CDS encoding ABC transporter ATP-binding protein: MEDLLKVNNLYVSFKTKEGEFQAVRDVSFTLKEGEVLAILGESGCGKSVLSKSILHVLPSNGFIKSGEIIFNGKNITSLAEKDMGKVRGKDISMIFQDPMTSLNPTMSIGNQIMEAILVHENMSKMGAKKKSIELMELVGIDYVEKRFNQYPHHLSGGIGQRVVIAIALACDPKVLIADEPTTALDVTIQAQILQLILELQQKTNISVIFITHDLGVVASLAQRIAVMYAGKIVEIGTAKDIFYDPRHPYTWALMSCLPKIDSEDEFLNYIKGTPPNLLNPPKGDAFANRNKYALKIDYLLEPPMFKISDTHSAATWLLHKNAPKIEPPIKFEECRVI, encoded by the coding sequence ATGGAGGATTTGCTAAAGGTAAATAATTTATATGTAAGTTTTAAAACTAAAGAGGGGGAATTTCAAGCGGTAAGAGATGTTTCTTTTACACTAAAAGAAGGAGAAGTTTTAGCAATACTTGGTGAATCGGGATGCGGTAAATCTGTATTATCTAAAAGTATATTACATGTGCTCCCAAGTAATGGATTTATAAAAAGCGGAGAGATTATTTTTAATGGAAAAAATATAACAAGCCTAGCAGAAAAGGATATGGGTAAGGTTAGAGGAAAGGACATATCTATGATATTTCAAGATCCTATGACTTCTTTAAATCCTACCATGTCTATTGGTAATCAGATTATGGAAGCCATATTAGTTCATGAAAATATGAGTAAGATGGGAGCAAAAAAGAAGAGCATAGAACTTATGGAACTTGTAGGAATAGATTATGTGGAAAAGAGATTTAACCAATATCCACATCATTTATCTGGAGGAATTGGACAAAGAGTTGTTATTGCAATAGCCCTTGCTTGTGACCCAAAGGTATTGATTGCAGATGAACCAACCACTGCTTTAGATGTGACTATTCAAGCACAAATATTACAGCTTATCTTAGAATTACAACAAAAAACTAATATATCTGTGATTTTCATAACCCATGATTTAGGTGTAGTTGCTAGTTTGGCTCAAAGAATTGCAGTTATGTATGCTGGAAAGATTGTTGAGATAGGTACAGCTAAAGATATCTTTTATGATCCAAGACATCCATATACTTGGGCACTTATGTCTTGCTTACCAAAAATAGACTCAGAGGATGAATTTTTAAATTACATAAAAGGGACGCCACCTAATTTATTAAACCCTCCAAAAGGTGATGCTTTTGCAAATAGAAACAAGTATGCTTTGAAGATAGATTATTTACTTGAACCACCTATGTTTAAAATAAGTGATACTCATAGCGCTGCAACCTGGCTTTTACATAAAAATGCCCCTAAAATAGAGCCTCCTATTAAATTTGAAGAATGTAGAGTGATATAA
- a CDS encoding DUF4829 domain-containing protein: MRLKKNIVVLCIFTLFSFILLGCGTVKDKQETKLEKDYVLEIKNGERFFKSEIVPKSYGEKVILDYFKIEISDEYNDFENIFINSESFNSYPKIYKENFNNGLYTEELTVHSLEKLNEKDYSNKPNDIKYYWYMDRLKEYNPNEFEIIEVKYTNKLTDKYNETAQWGSGNWTRYFIVCKEKDDSDWKIYDIYGHM; the protein is encoded by the coding sequence ATGCGCCTAAAAAAAAATATAGTGGTACTTTGTATATTCACATTATTTTCTTTTATTTTATTGGGATGTGGTACTGTGAAAGACAAACAAGAAACAAAGCTAGAAAAAGATTATGTATTAGAAATCAAAAATGGTGAGAGATTTTTCAAATCAGAAATTGTTCCAAAATCATATGGCGAAAAGGTTATTCTTGATTATTTTAAAATTGAAATAAGTGATGAATATAACGACTTTGAAAATATCTTTATTAATAGCGAAAGTTTTAATTCATATCCAAAAATATATAAAGAAAACTTTAATAATGGATTATATACAGAAGAACTAACTGTTCATAGTTTAGAAAAACTAAACGAAAAAGATTATTCTAATAAACCTAATGATATTAAATATTATTGGTATATGGATAGGTTAAAGGAATATAACCCAAATGAATTTGAAATTATTGAAGTTAAGTATACAAATAAACTAACTGATAAATATAATGAAACTGCTCAATGGGGTAGTGGGAATTGGACAAGATATTTTATAGTTTGTAAAGAAAAGGACGATTCAGATTGGAAAATATATGATATATATGGCCATATGTAA
- a CDS encoding ABC transporter permease — translation MNNIIYAMKKGVQFILIIFLLSITVFYMSRLSPGDPLVSYYGEGVKRMNTTQKLEAMKRLGLNDPIYKQYIRWLSNAAHGQYGISYKYKQDVTRVIGNVYKNTIILGGLSYILTFLFALFLGIFCALHEDKLIDKVMCKVGIVTTSIPPFWIALVLILIFSINLRVLPSSGAYAMGKSKSYISRVEHLVLPLTVLILSHLWYYTYIVRNKLVEEMRRDYVLLCKVKGLSKKKIIYKDCLRNIMPSYISVMAMSVPHILGGTYVVEKVFSYPGLGTLSFESAKYHDYNMLMVLCLITGILVIFANVIAQIINDKIDPRMKHHGGDSQWSKNAVTLK, via the coding sequence TTGAATAATATAATTTATGCAATGAAAAAAGGAGTACAGTTTATCTTAATTATATTTTTGCTGTCTATAACTGTATTTTATATGTCAAGATTATCACCTGGTGACCCTTTAGTATCTTATTATGGAGAAGGGGTTAAAAGGATGAATACTACACAAAAACTAGAAGCAATGAAAAGACTAGGACTAAATGATCCTATATATAAACAATATATAAGATGGTTATCAAATGCGGCTCATGGACAATACGGTATATCTTATAAATATAAGCAAGATGTTACAAGGGTAATTGGAAACGTGTATAAAAATACAATTATTTTAGGTGGACTTTCTTATATCCTGACTTTTTTATTTGCTTTGTTTTTGGGGATATTTTGTGCATTACATGAGGATAAACTTATTGATAAAGTTATGTGTAAAGTAGGTATTGTAACCACATCCATACCACCATTTTGGATAGCGTTGGTGCTTATATTAATTTTTAGTATTAATTTAAGAGTGTTACCTTCAAGTGGTGCATATGCCATGGGTAAATCGAAAAGTTATATAAGTCGGGTAGAGCACCTTGTATTGCCTCTAACTGTTCTTATATTAAGTCACCTTTGGTATTATACATACATTGTTCGAAATAAGCTGGTGGAAGAAATGAGACGGGATTATGTGTTATTATGCAAAGTTAAAGGTTTAAGTAAGAAAAAGATCATTTATAAAGATTGTTTAAGAAATATTATGCCCTCTTATATTAGCGTTATGGCAATGTCTGTTCCTCATATCTTAGGAGGAACTTATGTAGTAGAGAAGGTTTTCTCTTACCCGGGACTTGGAACACTTTCTTTTGAAAGTGCTAAGTATCATGATTATAACATGCTTATGGTGCTATGCCTTATAACAGGGATATTAGTTATTTTTGCAAATGTTATTGCACAGATTATTAACGATAAAATAGACCCTAGAATGAAGCATCATGGAGGTGACAGCCAGTGGAGCAAAAATGCAGTGACTTTGAAATAG
- a CDS encoding hydrogenase maturation nickel metallochaperone HypA, with protein sequence MHEVGVLIEVVKKVENIAKVNKLTKIDTLVLQIGELSSMIPRYIEACYPAAVDGTLLQDTTLKIEILPGNCICKSCNKVFNLLENNSKCPNCEGGYWDLLSGKEFMIKEIIAY encoded by the coding sequence TTGCATGAAGTGGGAGTTTTAATTGAAGTTGTAAAAAAGGTTGAAAATATAGCGAAGGTAAATAAATTAACAAAGATTGATACATTAGTGCTACAAATTGGGGAACTTTCGTCCATGATTCCAAGATATATAGAAGCGTGCTACCCAGCGGCAGTAGATGGAACGTTACTACAAGATACCACATTAAAAATTGAGATATTACCAGGAAATTGTATTTGTAAAAGTTGCAATAAGGTCTTTAATTTGCTTGAAAATAATAGCAAATGTCCAAATTGTGAAGGGGGATACTGGGATTTATTGAGCGGAAAAGAATTTATGATAAAAGAAATAATTGCTTACTAA
- the hypB gene encoding hydrogenase nickel incorporation protein HypB, whose product MDEFKILKIKESVFKDNDEQADLLRQDLKREKTFLLNLMSSPGSGKTTTLVRTIEALKDKMRIGILEADIDSDVDAHAVAKTGTKVIQLHTGGMCHLDADMTKQGLLGLGTENIDCAILENVGNLVCPAEFDTGASKNAMILSIPEGDDKPLKYPLMFSIVDVLLINKIDAIDYFDFDLEAVKGRVKKLNPKIKIIPISAKTGEGIEEWAQWLRTEVENWNG is encoded by the coding sequence ATGGATGAATTTAAAATTCTTAAAATCAAGGAAAGCGTTTTCAAAGACAATGATGAACAAGCTGATTTGCTTAGGCAAGATTTAAAAAGGGAAAAGACATTTTTACTGAATTTGATGTCATCGCCGGGTTCAGGTAAAACAACAACTCTTGTAAGAACAATTGAGGCGTTGAAAGATAAGATGCGTATTGGAATTTTAGAAGCTGATATTGACTCAGATGTCGATGCACATGCAGTTGCAAAGACTGGTACAAAAGTAATTCAATTACATACAGGTGGAATGTGTCATCTTGATGCAGATATGACGAAGCAAGGGTTATTAGGGTTAGGTACAGAAAACATTGATTGCGCCATATTAGAAAATGTAGGGAACCTAGTGTGCCCAGCAGAATTTGATACAGGAGCATCAAAAAATGCTATGATTTTGAGTATTCCAGAAGGAGACGATAAACCTTTAAAATATCCTTTAATGTTTTCAATTGTTGATGTTTTACTAATTAATAAGATTGATGCTATTGACTATTTTGACTTTGATTTAGAAGCTGTAAAAGGCCGTGTTAAAAAGTTAAATCCGAAAATTAAGATTATACCAATTTCAGCTAAAACAGGTGAGGGAATTGAAGAGTGGGCTCAATGGTTACGTACTGAAGTTGAAAATTGGAACGGATAA
- a CDS encoding DUF3842 family protein produces the protein MKIAVIDAQGAGLGQTVIKRIRKEIPKEIYIIGLGTNTIATSNMVRAGANVGITGEKAICSFCDRQNINCIIGPIGVICNGGINSEIPASITQYIFQMDCIKYIIPLRNHNVFIPGTRNLEIKEIINEIIIDIKETLII, from the coding sequence ATGAAAATAGCAGTTATTGATGCTCAAGGTGCAGGACTAGGACAAACAGTTATCAAAAGGATCCGTAAAGAAATTCCAAAAGAAATATACATAATTGGTTTGGGTACTAACACTATTGCTACATCTAACATGGTTAGAGCTGGAGCTAACGTTGGTATTACTGGTGAAAAGGCCATATGTTCTTTTTGTGATAGACAAAATATAAACTGTATCATAGGACCTATTGGAGTTATATGCAATGGTGGCATTAATAGTGAAATACCTGCATCAATAACCCAATATATTTTTCAAATGGATTGTATTAAATATATCATTCCACTACGAAACCATAATGTTTTTATTCCTGGAACAAGAAATCTTGAAATAAAAGAAATTATTAATGAAATTATTATAGATATCAAAGAAACTTTAATAATTTAA
- a CDS encoding FAD-dependent oxidoreductase, with protein sequence MVKEKVLDLANKISRVKRGTKLEITPEHPEYKILEPVVTEEMAEAALCLELRKAKSAKEIALECGKSVEETEKLLWKLAVDGVAFVSKIDGVDKYWHDIWVPGHMEMMVNNKENVRKYPQIALAFDEYGRKKGPMAAGLFPVGVGPMRVIPIETSIEGETRRASYEEVSKYLNENTIFSVSDCSCRTSREAMGEGCGHLKEDMCIQMGHAAEYYIRTGRGREITREEAFEIIRKAEENGLMHSIPNTDGPGKTHAICNCCGCSCFALRIAGMFINNDMIRSNYVSKIDQDKCVACGECVEVCPVNALKLGQKLCSKTPTIKKERDEFPSNTEWGPDKWNEDYRINRENVVDTGTSPCKTNCPAHISVQGYIKLASQGRYKEALELIKHENPFPAVCGRICPRKCETECTRGDIDDPVAVDEIKKFIAEQDLNMENRYVPKLRHNYGKKIAVVGSGPSGLSCAYYLAIDGYKVTVFEKQKALGGMLTLGIPSYRLEKDVVNAEIDILKELGVEFKMGVEVGKDVSLKDLRGKGYEAFYLAIGAQTGRNLGIEGEDAKGVITGVDFLREVNLGNDVNLQDNVVVIGGGNVAIDVARTATRVGASKVDMYCLESLKEMPALEEEIGDAVSEGIVINNSWGPKRILKEDGKVTGIEFKRCISVLDSDGRFSPVFDEDEIKIVKTNNILISVGQGIDWSNLLEESKIELNPNKTIKVDSFTLQTGEKDVFAGGDAMTGPKFAIDAIALGKEGSISIHRYVQKGQSLVNGRDRRVYHAFDKETLNLEGYDRIPRQKIDHVDGSESKESFKDLRNTFTKEQIELETKRCLGCGATTVDEYLCVGCGACTTRCKFDAISLVKKYDAESVPLEKLKPIILKNMIKRKGRITIKKVNNFVSGVFSKKIQN encoded by the coding sequence ATGGTTAAGGAAAAGGTACTAGATCTTGCAAATAAGATTAGTAGGGTAAAACGTGGTACAAAATTAGAAATCACGCCTGAACATCCAGAATACAAAATTTTAGAACCGGTTGTTACAGAAGAAATGGCAGAAGCAGCGCTTTGTCTTGAACTTCGTAAAGCAAAAAGCGCTAAAGAAATTGCGTTAGAGTGTGGTAAATCTGTAGAGGAAACTGAAAAGCTTTTATGGAAATTAGCTGTTGATGGGGTAGCTTTTGTGAGTAAAATAGATGGGGTTGATAAGTACTGGCATGATATTTGGGTTCCAGGACATATGGAAATGATGGTTAATAATAAAGAGAATGTAAGAAAGTATCCTCAAATTGCTTTAGCTTTCGATGAATACGGAAGAAAAAAGGGCCCTATGGCAGCAGGATTATTTCCTGTAGGTGTAGGACCTATGAGAGTTATACCAATTGAGACATCGATAGAAGGAGAAACAAGAAGAGCATCTTATGAAGAGGTTTCAAAATATCTTAATGAAAATACTATTTTCTCAGTTTCTGATTGTTCCTGTCGTACATCAAGAGAGGCTATGGGAGAAGGGTGTGGTCATTTAAAGGAAGATATGTGTATTCAGATGGGACATGCTGCTGAATACTATATTCGTACAGGTAGAGGACGAGAGATTACACGTGAAGAGGCTTTTGAGATTATTAGAAAAGCCGAAGAAAATGGATTAATGCATAGCATACCAAACACAGATGGTCCAGGAAAGACTCACGCTATTTGTAATTGTTGTGGATGTTCATGTTTTGCATTAAGAATTGCAGGTATGTTCATTAATAATGATATGATACGTTCAAATTATGTTTCTAAGATTGACCAAGATAAGTGCGTTGCCTGTGGAGAATGTGTTGAGGTCTGTCCTGTAAATGCATTGAAATTAGGTCAGAAGTTATGTTCTAAAACTCCGACAATTAAGAAAGAAAGAGATGAGTTTCCGTCTAATACGGAATGGGGACCAGATAAGTGGAATGAAGACTACCGTATTAATAGAGAAAATGTGGTTGATACAGGAACAAGCCCTTGCAAAACAAATTGTCCAGCACATATTTCTGTTCAAGGATACATTAAACTAGCATCTCAGGGAAGATATAAAGAAGCCCTTGAGCTTATAAAACATGAAAATCCATTTCCAGCAGTATGTGGACGTATATGCCCAAGAAAATGTGAAACAGAATGTACAAGAGGTGATATTGACGATCCAGTTGCTGTAGATGAAATCAAAAAGTTTATTGCAGAGCAAGATTTAAATATGGAAAATCGATATGTCCCAAAATTAAGACATAACTATGGGAAGAAGATTGCAGTTGTTGGTTCAGGACCTTCAGGGCTTTCTTGTGCTTACTATTTAGCAATTGATGGTTATAAGGTAACTGTATTTGAAAAACAAAAAGCTCTTGGTGGTATGCTCACACTTGGAATACCATCCTACAGACTGGAAAAAGATGTAGTAAATGCAGAAATAGATATTTTAAAAGAATTAGGTGTAGAATTTAAAATGGGCGTGGAAGTAGGTAAGGATGTAAGTCTTAAAGATTTAAGAGGTAAAGGTTATGAAGCATTCTATCTTGCAATTGGTGCTCAAACAGGTAGAAATCTTGGTATAGAAGGTGAAGACGCAAAAGGCGTTATTACAGGAGTTGATTTTCTTCGAGAGGTAAACTTAGGTAATGATGTAAACCTTCAAGATAATGTTGTTGTAATTGGTGGAGGAAATGTTGCTATTGATGTTGCAAGAACGGCTACAAGAGTTGGGGCTTCTAAGGTAGATATGTATTGTCTGGAAAGCTTAAAAGAAATGCCTGCTCTTGAAGAAGAAATTGGAGATGCTGTATCAGAAGGTATTGTAATAAACAATTCTTGGGGACCAAAAAGAATCCTTAAAGAAGATGGAAAAGTTACGGGCATAGAGTTTAAAAGATGTATTTCGGTTTTGGATAGTGATGGAAGATTTAGTCCTGTGTTTGACGAAGATGAAATTAAAATTGTAAAGACTAATAATATCTTGATTTCAGTAGGACAAGGAATAGATTGGTCAAACCTATTAGAAGAAAGCAAGATAGAACTTAATCCAAACAAGACAATAAAAGTAGATTCATTTACGCTTCAGACAGGAGAGAAGGATGTATTTGCTGGCGGAGATGCTATGACAGGACCTAAATTTGCTATTGATGCTATTGCATTAGGTAAAGAAGGCTCAATTTCAATACATCGTTATGTTCAAAAGGGACAAAGCTTAGTTAATGGACGTGATAGAAGGGTATATCATGCCTTCGATAAAGAAACCTTGAACCTCGAAGGCTATGATAGGATTCCAAGACAAAAGATAGATCATGTAGATGGATCTGAATCTAAAGAGTCCTTTAAAGATTTGCGTAACACATTTACAAAAGAACAAATTGAGCTTGAAACAAAGCGTTGTCTTGGATGTGGTGCTACAACTGTAGATGAATACTTATGTGTAGGGTGTGGGGCCTGTACAACTAGATGTAAGTTTGATGCAATTTCACTTGTGAAAAAGTATGACGCTGAAAGTGTTCCACTTGAAAAGCTAAAACCTATAATACTTAAAAATATGATTAAGCGTAAAGGTAGAATTACAATTAAAAAGGTCAACAATTTTGTGAGTGGTGTTTTTTCTAAGAAGATACAAAACTAA
- a CDS encoding ABC transporter substrate-binding protein: MKFNKLMILGCALTMCMGLMGGCNAENKISSKEKVLVYGSGDYSSINPALYEHGEINSLIFTGLTSHDKDNNIVPSLAKSWDLEKGTNTYTFKLKDNVKWHDGKAFSAEDVKFTLETIMNPKNDSEIASNYEDIKEIEVQDKNTIKIRLKSPNVAMLDYLTIGILPKHLLEGKDIATDEFNQFPIGTGPFKMEAWDKGQSITLAKNKDFYDKEAEIDKIIFKIVEDTKARALQLKSGELDLAQVTPHDVEQFKNNKDFLVYDIKTSDYRGIMYNFNSPMFKNNKGLPNALSYAIDRKAILDSVVLGYGQIAYSPLQGGEYNSTNMEKFNYNPEKAKEMLENAGWKISTDGIYEKGGTKLSFTTNCSEGDQVRIDIANICSQQFKEIGVDMKVAVLPKIDWENQDAFLIGWGSPFDPDDHTYKVFGTDKGNNYNSYSNDKVDELLIKARETDVKDERLKYYKEFQMELSKDMPYTFITYMDALYVSNPKIKGVTKETILGHHGVGIFWNVTDWTLE; the protein is encoded by the coding sequence ATGAAATTTAATAAGTTGATGATTTTAGGTTGTGCCCTGACTATGTGTATGGGTTTAATGGGGGGCTGTAATGCTGAAAATAAAATATCATCAAAGGAAAAGGTTTTAGTTTATGGAAGTGGTGACTATTCAAGTATTAATCCAGCATTATATGAGCATGGAGAAATTAATTCTCTTATTTTCACTGGGCTTACATCTCATGATAAAGATAATAATATTGTTCCATCATTAGCAAAGAGCTGGGACCTTGAAAAAGGTACAAATACATATACGTTTAAGTTGAAAGACAATGTTAAATGGCATGATGGAAAAGCTTTTTCTGCAGAGGATGTAAAGTTTACGCTAGAAACAATTATGAATCCTAAAAATGACTCGGAAATAGCATCAAATTATGAAGATATTAAAGAAATTGAAGTTCAAGATAAAAATACAATAAAAATAAGATTAAAATCACCTAATGTAGCAATGCTTGATTATTTAACAATAGGTATATTACCAAAGCACCTTTTAGAAGGAAAAGACATTGCAACAGATGAGTTTAATCAATTCCCAATTGGGACAGGTCCTTTTAAAATGGAAGCTTGGGATAAAGGACAAAGTATTACCCTTGCAAAAAACAAAGATTTCTACGATAAGGAAGCTGAAATTGATAAAATAATCTTTAAAATTGTGGAAGATACTAAAGCAAGAGCACTTCAATTAAAGTCTGGAGAGCTAGATTTAGCACAGGTTACACCTCATGATGTTGAACAATTTAAAAACAATAAAGATTTTCTTGTATATGATATAAAGACATCAGATTATAGAGGGATCATGTATAATTTTAATAGTCCTATGTTTAAAAATAATAAGGGGCTACCAAATGCCTTAAGTTATGCTATTGATAGAAAGGCTATTTTAGATAGTGTTGTATTAGGATATGGACAGATAGCTTACTCACCACTTCAGGGCGGAGAATACAATAGCACTAATATGGAGAAGTTCAATTATAACCCAGAAAAGGCTAAAGAAATGCTTGAAAATGCAGGCTGGAAGATTTCAACAGATGGCATATATGAAAAGGGTGGTACTAAATTATCATTTACCACAAACTGTAGTGAGGGAGACCAGGTAAGAATAGATATAGCAAATATCTGTAGTCAACAATTTAAGGAAATTGGTGTTGATATGAAAGTTGCTGTACTACCTAAAATTGATTGGGAAAACCAAGATGCATTCCTTATTGGTTGGGGAAGTCCTTTTGATCCAGATGATCATACTTATAAAGTATTTGGAACAGATAAGGGGAATAATTATAACAGCTATTCAAATGATAAAGTTGATGAGTTATTAATTAAGGCAAGAGAGACAGATGTGAAGGATGAGAGATTAAAGTATTATAAAGAATTCCAAATGGAACTTTCTAAAGATATGCCATATACATTTATAACTTATATGGATGCATTATATGTTTCAAACCCTAAGATAAAAGGAGTGACAAAAGAAACAATATTAGGTCATCATGGTGTGGGAATATTTTGGAATGTAACAGATTGGACACTTGAATAA
- a CDS encoding ABC transporter permease — protein MEQKCSDFEIVGENYLLEEMDIDKREGFKKDLKGKPYISIGVLCLIILGCTFPRIMTSLDPTYMDLSNINVAPNSTFYFGTDSLGRDIFTMIWYGGRVSLLIGVLATVISTTISVIYGSISGFSSEFVDDIMMRFTEIALSIPSILIIIFIQAMIGKANPVSIAIVIGITNWMNISKIVRSEVRQIRNNEYILSAKYSGGKFFYILRRHLLPSFISSIMFMVVTNIGSVIAIESTLSFLGIGLPIEIISWGSMLSLAEKALLSNYWWIILIPGIFLVMTLVCITNIGNYIRKKNNKEFSNL, from the coding sequence GTGGAGCAAAAATGCAGTGACTTTGAAATAGTTGGAGAAAATTATCTTTTAGAAGAGATGGATATTGACAAGAGAGAAGGGTTTAAAAAGGATTTAAAGGGAAAACCCTATATATCCATAGGAGTTCTATGCCTGATTATATTAGGCTGCACTTTCCCAAGGATAATGACTAGTTTAGATCCTACTTATATGGACCTTAGTAATATTAATGTGGCCCCAAACAGTACCTTTTATTTTGGTACAGATTCATTAGGTAGAGATATATTTACTATGATTTGGTATGGTGGCAGAGTGTCTTTACTTATTGGTGTACTTGCTACAGTTATATCAACTACCATTTCAGTTATATATGGTAGTATTAGTGGTTTTTCATCGGAATTTGTAGATGATATAATGATGAGATTTACTGAAATAGCCCTTAGTATACCGTCCATTTTAATTATAATCTTTATTCAAGCAATGATAGGAAAAGCAAATCCAGTATCTATAGCTATTGTAATTGGAATTACTAATTGGATGAATATTTCTAAGATTGTACGAAGTGAGGTAAGACAAATTAGAAATAATGAGTATATTTTATCCGCAAAATACTCTGGAGGTAAGTTCTTTTATATTTTAAGGAGACACTTGTTACCAAGTTTTATTTCATCAATAATGTTTATGGTAGTAACCAATATCGGAAGTGTTATTGCAATAGAATCAACTTTAAGTTTTTTGGGAATAGGACTACCTATTGAAATTATATCATGGGGTAGCATGCTGTCTTTAGCAGAAAAAGCATTATTATCGAATTATTGGTGGATTATATTGATCCCAGGTATATTTTTAGTAATGACATTGGTGTGTATTACAAACATAGGAAATTATATTAGGAAGAAAAATAATAAAGAATTTAGTAACTTATAA